The genomic region TATCATATTTATATTCATATATGCGTTGAATATAGAAAACACGAGTCTAGGTTGGACCATTTTGCTTTGTAAATTAAACGTGTTTGCCCACCCTTCTTGAGTCAACTCCAAACTAAGTGAAACACGCACCATATTTCAAACCGTCCATATTGTCCCATATTGGTTTGTTGGTTTTATATACATGAACATTCTCTTCTAGCTTCCACCCCAAGAAGGATATATATGTAGAAATGATATTTCTATGTTGTACGTACGTAGGTTATAAGTTTCACATACTTATGTTGTGAATCTTGGTATAGTTTGTGTCGGATTGTACATGATTGATGGATCTTCAGATTAAACTAAATTATATATTGTACGTACGTAGACACCATTTAAAGTATTCGTTATTAATTCTTTTCTTTCAAATGCGTGTATGTGCTTCTTATGGTATCATTTTTAATTTTCCTTTTCAATTAACATTTAGTAAATGTTTTATATTCGAGAATGTGTCGTTCAAAATTATTGATCAAAATCCTCCTTGTTTGATTATAAAGTGTACTTGTAAACATAAGGTCAAGTACTATATGTATATTGTATTTGTTTTACCTGTTTTTTCCATTTATTATGAACGTTTCTAGTTTCTACTTTCCATTTGTCGATGACGATTGCTTAAACTAAAAAGAATCCCAAGTAAATCATCAAACAAATTTTAGGTGAGGCAGCGCGGCAGTGATTATACTTTGAAATGGGGATTCATGAATTATGTTAACTAATGATTTGGGGACAAACAATGATCCCACATTATGTTTTTCGAGTTAAGTAGAACACCTAAAGCAAGCATATCATAAAGATGCGGATATGGCATGAGAAATCGATCGACGTGATTAAAGCTCAAGACTATGCAGTTAGTTTCATTTCCTACTTCTTGTTCATCTTATATAACTGATCGAATTAATAGGTGTTACATACTTTATGTATAGTTGTTCTAATATTTGGAGCCCTTACCTACTCTCTATCATTTGAGTATCCAAAATGTAGTTCGATCAAGATTGACTTGCACGAGTCTGAATATATATAATTCAACTGAAATATTAGTAATGCATTTTTCACCAATTAAAGTGATCGATGGCCATCGATCTCCTAATTCTAAAGAATGACAAGTCATGATTAATCATTGGCTTTGTTGAACTAGCTATTTCACGTCACCAAGTTGGTCTTCCTTCCTCCGGCCCTAGCTAGCTTGGCGATGGATGATTATCGAGTCCTTTACTCATTTTCTTAATTTTGATCTTATTTTCTTGATTAAAACTAATTAACATCCATGTTTATCCTTAATTAACAATAAGGACATTGATTTAAATAAGGGCCACTCTTTGTCCCATGCGTGCTCTTCATGCAATCCTACAAAATCCTACAAAATCTTTTGATCCCATCATTATGTTTAGTGACTAGGTGATTATTTAGGTCGCTTAAATCTAATTAATTTCCAATTTTTGATATCAAACATTTCATACTCGTAATGTATATATGTGCACCAGCTGGTTAATTTCTCGCTACAACAATATGGAGCAAAGACCACACAATGGAGCAAAGACCACACAAGGTGTGTGGTGTGTGGCCTTTAGAGATGTTGTATTTCTCTTAAATGTGGTAAATGAGAGTATTAGTATGGGTATTGGTAGGGTATGAAGGAAAATGTCACACATAAAAGTGATTTGTAACACCCTTAAAGGTCTTGTGTGGCATTTGCTCCATATTGTTGTAGTGTCTCATTATAATTTTGTGCACGAAAAGTAAATTGATGTATATCATGATGAACATTATGGAGACAATTTTTAAGATATATACCTGGGTCATGAAGCAAGTTTAGATGGTTTAAAGAATCAACTTATCTATATATGCTGCCTGCTCTTTCTGTTTGAGGATGGTGAAATGGAGTTGATCAGAGATGGGTTGGACCTGCTCTTTCTAACTTCACAAATTTGCTCTATTTGTTTCCGATGAAAACCAAAGACATGCATAATTTTCTTACGTCTGTTTTGTTCCCTATATCTGATATATATCACTACTTAATTAGTTCTCAAGTCTAACTTTATGAGCTCAAGTAATAATACATGTTTAACAAACACCATAGTCATGACTCCTGACCATAAGAGAGGCTGAGAGGAATAATATAGATATGATCGAGCGAGAGTGATATCCCCAGGTTAGGTTGCTTTGAAAGAACAATACATGAAGGCAAATATATAAATTGGAAACAGTTGCATTCTTGTAGCTGGTGAAGAAAGTTGGATGGTTAAGTGACTTGCCCTTTATATATCTAATAGTTTTCCTTAGCATGCATACGTTTACTTGTAATATCAAACTATCAGGTATTCAAGTAGAGTCACATACAACAGCTTTTTGTATTATGTGGGTTAATTAGACAGTTGATAAATCAATCAAGAATGGGAAAAAGACGATCGAGCTAGACAGTATCATCATTTTTGTTAACAATTTAACCAAGTCAAAATCTGTGTAGAGACACCCCGGCCTAGCTAGCTTGTCGTATTGTATAAGGGTCAATGTTGCTTTCGTCCAAGAATTAAGTTCCAAAATTAAGTCGACCTATACAAATTTTCTTAATCATGACAACATTGGAAGCAAAAGAATCAAACAACAGAATTAGCTAACTATGATATTAATAATTGACTTTAATTTTGAGATTAACGAGTACATATATGCATGCAAGATCGTTGCTTTCTTTCATTTTTTCCCTTAAGCTAGTTGGGGTACGTATATGCTTCATTTCCAATCAAAATTAGAGAATTATGTATGTGAAATGAAGAAAATATATACTATATTGTGACTTATATGAGGGTCGGGATGAGGAATTTGACAAACTTTTTAATCACATATCAACATCTCCACCATGTAACCTCTTGGTATATATGAGTAAATCATTTATGAAATTTTTCATTCAAATTAGTGATCGTTAAGTACCTACTAACCTAAACTGAATCGGAACTCATATTTCAAACTTGAACCACCTTGTTCTTGTGTTAAACTCCAGTAACTTGAATGAAATAAACAAAAAAGGAGAAGATGGGCATGGAAATGTGTTGATGAGCATTGAGAGGCAAATATGCATATCCTATCAAGACAACCCCAAAAACATGCAAGAAAAAAAGATGGAACAATAGTCTAGTCGGTTAATAATATCTTCCATTATGCAAGTTTCTTTTCAACAACTAATATAAATAAGATTTGGTCAAGCAAAAACCATAAAATAAACACGAAGATCATACACAACCCTTTAGCCTCATATTTTTTCAAGATACTGAATTATCATTGACGTATCTTAGTTAGGACTTTTCTTGATTTTCATAATTAACTCAACTATAGCAGACAATTTTAGTGATGCAATTCGGTACCTAATCTTTGTAGTTACTCAGAAAATTAAGTACCTTAGCTTAGATGTTGTAAAACGCAGCTGCCATGGTTGATGTAGGACTTTATTTCACGCGTTTTATTGGTGAAGACCTTGGTTTGAACTTTGAACACGATTGGGCTCAACCCAAATCCAGTTGGGCTCCATTAATTTCTGTCATATCCACTATTCAAGTTCGTTGTCTGGGCCATTCTATATCACTGGGCCTTTTAGTAAGGGATTTGCAATTGCAACTTTGCAAGGGTTTTGACTTTTTGCAGATGGATTTAATCATTTCAATATACAATATTTCAATAATCAGACTTGAAATCCTTATACAACATCACAAACATATGGCAGATGCATTGAAGTGAATATAGGAGTTTTGAATCATAATCATAGGGCAGATGCAATCCAGTTTTCACATTCAAAGTTTTTTCACCCACCACCATTACTTTAAACTCCTTCCAAGGCTAGGAAAGGATCCAATTTGCCTTCTATCCAGATGCAAAACATTCACATATCTCTATATGGAATTCTAATTGCTCCTGTATTTCGTCAGTAAAGTTTGTTCTACTATTTTCTTTGGGTGAAACATTCTCAGAAGAGTATTGTAAGCAAATCATCAATAGGAATGACCCTCATTCACCAAAAAAATATATGCCCCAAGATGAAGAAACAAGAAAAATACCAGAGGAACAAGAGCTAATCACTATGACAAATGATGTCATGGAAACCAAGAAGTGTAAAGGAACCGAGGAAGTTTCATGTTTTGGAACCATTATCCAGCTTGGAAAGCCAAAACTTTCTTCTTGGCTGTTATAAGATTTTGATCACAAGTAGTATATTCTTCTCCTTCCACTGTGAATTGCATTTGCACTGTTCTAGCAACCACAGCATCATCCATGTCCCAAACAGAAGTAAAATTGGATCAACTGGACCCAATTTTTCTCAATGGGACCATGAATGACATAGACAGGCCACCATCAACAACTGACTTTAGTGCAGCCTCCACATGGTGGCACGACTCGAAAATTAAATCCAAAGACCCAATCTTTCTAGCCAAATTTCTCAGCTTTCATGGGTAAATTCACAGTTCATGGTTCAAATAGATAAGCTTTGGGTGGGAGGCAAGGATGGGAACCACAAGCAATTGATGTAGTTGATCCCAGAAATGGCCTACTACAGCTCCAGCTACTATGATACTGGTCATGGGTATCAGGGTGAGTATTACCTAACCTCTTATGCTCATAATCCTGATGATTCTGCTTCAATTTCTTATTCTAGCTATGAAGATCCCAGCTTTCAGAACTTGCTTGAATATCAATATCCAAACCCAACTCCGTATTATCATGCCAATTACCACTCTGCCTCTGCATACAGCAACCCCATTTCGATTCAATATGACCCCCCAAAACACTATGAACAGAGTTATGACACTGGTGTGACTCAGTTTCTAATATCTTACTCTGTTTCATCCCCTGAGTTTAATGACCCTGAAATTGATGATTATGACGAGTATGATCCCACACCTTATGGCGGTGGATACAGCATTGATGCACAGTATGGCAAGCCCCTTCCACCTTCAAATGAAACTTGTTATCCTCGCGGCGGATCGTCGTCTCCTCCTGATCCAAAACCCTCTAATCTCAGTGGCGCCATTGTTCCTGTTAGTGTTGGTGGTAATGGAGCAATTGCTGACGAGCAAGCAGCAAAGCCCATCACAGAAATGAGCCTGCCAGTACAGTTGGGTAAGGAAGATGAGCAGCAAGAGAAGAGTGAGGAGCAGGCAAAAGAAAATGGTAGTCTGGTACTTGCAATAGAAAATGGGGATGACACTGAAAGTCAAGGAAAGACTAATCAAGGTGAGGTATACGATTCTAGGTTTGAAAGTGGGAGAGGGTTATATGATCAAGTGCCTAGTGGGTATGGATTGGAAGCCATGGACATTTGTGAGAGTCTATTTGGGTACTGGCCTTGCCTGGCTCGCGATTTGAAGAGATCAAACTGTGAGTCAAGCAATGACCAGCGATTTTCGTGTGAAGATCCATGGAAAGGAACTGCAGATTATCTATTTGGGAGCTCCAATCCTTATATGGGAGAAAGAACTACTTACTATGAGTATGAAGACTACCGAAGATGATTGTACAAAACCACAACTTATTTGGACACATCTTTTCTACTCTGAATAAGTGGAGCATTTCCGGTCATTAATCTTGATGTAACTTGAATAATTGTGTTGGTCACATATATATTTTTTTTCTGAGAAACATCTTTTTCTTAGTGCTTCTAATGGATTGTTGATGGATTGCATTTTCCTAGATCTGATAATGACAATGCTTAGGGCATGGTTGTGACTTGATTGTAATGCTTCCCCAAACCACTCTTAACAATTCATCAACATCATCTTGCTTATAAAGTAATTGATTAAAATTATGTAGGAAATTGGAAACTATCATTTTGCAAGCAGTGTAGGTGTTGCAGAGAACTATAATACAAGCTCACTTATATTTCAT from Fragaria vesca subsp. vesca linkage group LG3, FraVesHawaii_1.0, whole genome shotgun sequence harbors:
- the LOC101293080 gene encoding uncharacterized protein LOC101293080 encodes the protein MAYYSSSYYDTGHGYQGEYYLTSYAHNPDDSASISYSSYEDPSFQNLLEYQYPNPTPYYHANYHSASAYSNPISIQYDPPKHYEQSYDTGVTQFLISYSVSSPEFNDPEIDDYDEYDPTPYGGGYSIDAQYGKPLPPSNETCYPRGGSSSPPDPKPSNLSGAIVPVSVGGNGAIADEQAAKPITEMSLPVQLGKEDEQQEKSEEQAKENGSLVLAIENGDDTESQGKTNQGEVYDSRFESGRGLYDQVPSGYGLEAMDICESLFGYWPCLARDLKRSNCESSNDQRFSCEDPWKGTADYLFGSSNPYMGERTTYYEYEDYRR